The nucleotide sequence GACTCCCGGCCACGGTCCCTCGCCCGCGGGGCGGGAGAGGATGGCGCGGAGGTCGCCGCCGGCGGCGGGAATGGTGAGCTCGGCCATCGGTGGCGACCCTAGCACGGGGCCGGCGGGACGGCGCCGCTACCATGTGGGCATGGACCTGCGGTACCGGATGCTGATGGCCCTCAACGCGGCCGACCTCGGCCACCCGATCTGCGACCAGGCGGCGCGGATCTGCGCGGAGATCGCGGAGCAGCACTGCGCCGAGCTCCACGGCTTCACCCCGGCCCCGCCGGAGCGCGTCGCCGAGATCGAGGACATGGTCGAGGACGCCCTCCCCTCCGACGTGGTGCCCGTCCGGACCGGCGGCGGGCCGGCCCCCCGATGAGCGGAGGCGCCGGACCGGCGGTGGGAGGGCCGGTGATCGACGTCCGCCGCGCCGGCGACCGCTTCGCGACCACGCTGTCGTGGCTGGACTCGAAGCACTCGTTCTCGTTCTCGCGGCACCACGACCCGAGGAACACCCACCACGGGCTGCTGCTGGTCAACAACGACGACGTGGTCAGCCCGGGCACGGGGTTCGAAACCCATCCGCACCAGGACATGGAGATCGTGACCTGGGTGCTGAACGGCTCGCTGGTGCACCAGGACTCGACCGGCCACTCGGGGATCATCTACCCGGGTCTCGCCCAGCGGATGAGCGCCGGCACCGGCATCCTGCACTCGGAGAAGAACGACGCCTGGAGGCTCCAGGGCGGTGACACCCACACCGACCCGGTGCACTTCGTGCAGATGTGGGTGGTGCCGGACACCG is from Candidatus Dormiibacterota bacterium and encodes:
- a CDS encoding pirin family protein; translation: MSGGAGPAVGGPVIDVRRAGDRFATTLSWLDSKHSFSFSRHHDPRNTHHGLLLVNNDDVVSPGTGFETHPHQDMEIVTWVLNGSLVHQDSTGHSGIIYPGLAQRMSAGTGILHSEKNDAWRLQGGDTHTDPVHFVQMWVVPDTARVTPGYEQLEIDHELLSGGLVVVASGMDEHAGDAAIRIRNRYAALRAARLQPGGEVQLPEAPFLHLFVARGSVDLEGAGRLSEGDAVRFTATGGQRVTAIEPAEILVWEMHATIASR